One window from the genome of Polyangiaceae bacterium encodes:
- a CDS encoding FtsW/RodA/SpoVE family cell cycle protein — MLRTDRVSGREHFDWPLFLVTAAIGVIGVVNLYSATSVYLDVSSKKSLADIYVSQVYWLVVGVLLAILVAAIDYRHFERFAYFLYGGGIVTLVLLFVFGTGIRGSIRWFQIGSFTFQPSEFMKILVVLALARAVHDDPKTEPRSLFDLWLPGLLTAVPFILVMKQPDLGTSLVYVLTAFSILAMTKIRRSSVAVMGFGVLGFAVVAWNFLMHDYQKGRVTAFLDPEKDKTGTGWHAFQSKTAIGNGG, encoded by the coding sequence ATGCTGCGCACTGATCGGGTCAGTGGCCGTGAGCACTTCGACTGGCCGCTGTTCTTGGTTACAGCTGCAATCGGGGTGATTGGCGTCGTCAACCTGTACAGCGCCACGAGCGTGTACCTCGACGTCTCCTCGAAGAAGTCCCTCGCTGACATCTACGTCTCCCAGGTCTACTGGCTGGTGGTTGGCGTGTTGCTCGCGATCTTGGTCGCGGCAATCGACTATCGGCACTTCGAGCGCTTCGCCTACTTCTTGTACGGCGGGGGCATCGTCACCCTGGTTCTGCTCTTCGTATTCGGAACGGGTATTCGTGGTTCCATCCGCTGGTTTCAGATCGGATCGTTCACGTTTCAGCCGTCGGAGTTCATGAAGATCCTCGTGGTGCTCGCTCTGGCGCGCGCGGTGCACGACGATCCGAAGACAGAGCCGAGAAGCCTATTCGATCTCTGGCTACCCGGGCTGCTGACGGCAGTGCCGTTCATCCTGGTCATGAAGCAGCCCGACCTCGGGACCTCGCTCGTCTACGTGCTCACGGCGTTCTCCATCCTCGCGATGACGAAGATCCGTCGCAGCAGCGTCGCGGTGATGGGCTTCGGTGTGCTGGGGTTCGCCGTGGTCGCCTGGAACTTCCTGATGCACGACTACCAGAAGGGTCGTGTGACGGCGTTCTTGGACCCCGAGAAGGACAAGACCGGCACGGGCTGGCACGCGTTCCAGTCAAAGACCGCAATCGGCAATGGGGGC